Part of the Chloroflexota bacterium genome, GGCCCCAGCAGCCAGGCCCAGAGGTACGGCTGAAACACCCGCGTGACCGCCTCGGCCACCGAGAACTCGCGCTCCTGGATCGGGCTGGGCGGGCTGTACAGGTGCGCGATGGACTCCTCGCTCGTCCAGGCGTCCCGCAACTCGCCGTCCTTGCGGGTGGCCCAGTGGGTCCGGAAGCGCTCGTCCTCGCCGATCATCAGGCGGCGGAACTTCGCCAGCGTGCCCTCGACGTACCGTCCGGGCTGGCTGGTGAAGATCTCGATGGCGACCTCGCGCATAGCGGCATCCGCCTGCGGCTCCGTCAGCCCGAACACGTTCCTGATGCGGTGGTTGATGGCGCTCGGACGGGCGTCGCGGTTCATCTGGGTCAGGATCAGGCCGCGGATCTCGGCCTTGCGGGCGTCGGCGTACGGGGCGGGGCTGTCCGGCTTCGGCAGGATGAAGCCCTCGTCGTGCCGCACGATCCGCCCGATCAGGCTCTGGCCCAGCGCGCCCGCGCCGTCCACGCGTCCCGTCGTCATCGAGTTGCGGACCGACCACGGCGCCAGCACCAGCGCGAAGCCGATCAGGACGAACGCGGCTGGTGCGATCGCGAGACGGATAGCCGGCACGAGGCCGCGCAGGCCGCCGCGCCAGTGGTGGACGAGGATGATGATGGGGCCGAGCGGCAGCAACGCCTGCCCGATGGGCCGCGAGAGGGCCGCCAGGGCCAGCACGATGCCGGCCAGCAGGAACAGGCGGAGGCCGCCCTGCTGGAGCGCCAGCACCAGCAGCAGCATGCCAAGCGTCAGCAGCGGGATGAAGAGCGGCTCGGCCAGGATGTAGTGCTCGTAGATCAGCAGCGTGGCCGACACCGACACGCCCAACGCCGCCAGTGCGCCGGCCCACCGCCCGAACATGGCGCGGCCCAGCCCGTAGGTGGCGACGATGGTCACCACGCCGAGCAGGTGCTGCGCCAGGGCCAGTCCACGCAGGTCCTCGCCCAGCAGCCAGACCGAGCCGGCTACGAACAGCGGGTACAGGGGGGTGCGGCGCAACGGCAGGTCAAAGCCCATGCCGTTGGCGAACTCCCAACCGACCTGGAAGTAAGCCACACTGTCGCGGCGCAGGAAGAGCGGCGCACGGGCCAGCAGCATCCCCCGCGCGATCAGTCCGACGACCACCAGCGCGGCGACGACGACGAGGTCTGGATGCGCCCGGATGGCCGCGACAGCCCTCGCCCAGAGGCGCGCCGGCGAGGCCAGCGGCGCAGCCGGGGTGGGGGTGGCGAGTGTGCCAGCGACCATCAGCGAGCCGCCTTGCAGGGAGCAGGGGCTACGATCCAACTGCCGCCGCCCAGGACGGACCGGCGCATCAGCGACGGCGCATCGACGGCGCGAAGCCGATCAGCAAGGTGGCCGCGCCCATCAGCAGGAGCACCAGCAGGCCGGGGCCGGCGATACCGTAGCCTGTGTTGAGCGCCCAGATCATGTAGGCCGCTCCGAAGATCAGCGTGGGGATGCCGATCACGTTGGCGTTGTCCCAGAGCCAGCTGAACGAGTCCCAGATGTGCTTGCCGGTGGGGCCGCGCCGCAGCTTCCGCTCGACCAGGAAGCCGGCCAGGAAGACCAGGCCCCACCCGACGAGCAACACCAGGAAGAGCTGAAAGGCGAGTGCGGCGGTGTCCAGGATGCCCTGCATGGGACGGATGCTACCAGAACTCCGCCCTGGATCGCCGCTCAAATGCGACACTGCGAGCAGTTGCCTGGCCCGTGGGGATCGGAGCAATATTCAGGCCGACAGCGAGGCGATCTGGAGCGCGGCCGGCAGCGTCGCGCTCCGCTGCTCCGGGCCGCCTCAGGCTCTGGCCGTGTGAATGGCTCACCGTGTGATCGACTCTCGGCAGCCGACCCGCGTCGCGGGCGGTGGGAGGCCCGTGGCAACCCTGGCAGCAGACCGTACGCGGCGTTCGGGATCCCGTGGTCCGATGGGGCCGATGCTCGGCAACCTGGCGGCGCTGGGGGCCGGCCTGCTGGTGATGCTGTTGCTGTGCGAGATCGCGCTGCGGGTCGTCGACCTGGGGCACCCGTACTACTCCGCGCCCGAGGCGTACCGCGAGAGCAGCGATCCGCGCGTCCTTTTCGAGCCGAAGCCGGGCTTCGTCGGGTTCAGCGAGGGCGTGCCGGTCGCCATCAACGCCCGTGGCCTCCGCGAGCGCGAGCTGCCGCTGGAGAAGCCGGCCGGCACGAAACGGGTGGTGTTCCTCGGGGATTCGGTCACCTTCGGGGCGGGCGTCCGTGACGACGAGCCGTTCCCGCGCCTGCTGGAAGCGGCCGTCAACGGAGCCGGTGGCGGCCCGATCCAGACGGTCAACACCGGCGTCGTGGGCTACAACACGATCCAGGAGCTGGCCCGGCTGGAGCAGGCCGGCCTGCCATACGGGCCAGACACGGTCGTGCTGACGTTCGTGGTGAACGATCTGCTGGAGACGTTCTCGATCTTCGACCACCAGTACGATCCGGTTGGCGTCCTGGCAGGCGTCAAGGTCTGGCTGCGGCGCAACAGCTATCTGTATCGCTTCGTGCAGAACGTCTACTGGCGCATCGGGCAGGAGCTGCGGCGCTCCCGTGAAGGCCCGACTGAGCCGCTCCGCAAGCGTGACCGCCTCGATGAGCGGCTGGCGACACTCTCACAGATCGTGGCGCTGAGCCGGGCCAACGGCGCGAGCTTCCTGCTGGTCGTGTACCCCGACAACCTGGGCGATCCGGTCAGCCCGGGGCCGTCCGGCGAGCGGCTGACCGTCCGCGAGGAGCTGGAGCGGTTCGCAGCGCGCGAGGGCGTGCCGATGGTGGATCTGTCCTCGGCGCTCGGGGACGTCCGCGATCCACGGGCGCGGCAGTACCGGCTGCGGGAAGACCCGCACCCCAGCCCGGAGGGGCACCGGGCGATCGCGGAGGCGGTGCGCGCGCCGCTGCTCGACCTCGTCGGCCGCCGGTGAGCGCCTCGTTGCGCGAGCTTGCGGCGGTCTGGCTGGCGGCGCTGGCGCTGACGCTCGGGCTGTACACCTTCGGCACGACGCACGTTGGCCTTCAGAAGGACGACGCCGGCCAATACTACCAGATGGCCGAGTCGCCATCGTACCTGGCGCGGCTGCCGTACTCGTTTCGGGTCTTCTCGCCGGGCGTCGCAGGGCTGTGGCCGGGCGATCCGGTGGCTGGTTTCACGGCGCTGACGCTGCTGGCCCTGCCGTTGGTGAGCGCCTGCCTGTACGCCTACCAGCGGACCATCGAGCTGAGCCGGCCGGCGGCGCTGGCCGGCGCGCTCCTGTTCGCCGTGTCCGGTGGCGCGATCCGCATGCTGACGACGCCGGTCTACGTGGATGCCGTCACCTATCTGACGGAGGCTGCCGCGTTCTGGCTGCTGGCGCGCCGCCAGTTCTGGCCGTTCCTGGCCGTCGTGACGGTGGGCGTTCTCAACCGCGAGACGTCGCTGCTGCTGGTGGCGGTGTATCTCGCCGTGGAGCCGCCGAGCCGCGGGACGCTGGCCCGGGCGGCGCTGGCGGTGGCGCTGCCGGGGCTGCTGTTCTGTGCCGTGGTGCTTGCGAAGCTGGCGGCTGGCGGCGTCCTGAGCGGGGCGACGCCCGTCACGGTGCTGGCCCCGTTCGCGCGGACGTTCCAGCAGACGCTGCCGACGCTGCCAGAGCTGTTCGACGTGTACTCGACGCTTGGGGTGCTCTGGCTGCTCGGGGTGCGCCGCCTGCCAGGTCCGACAGGCTTCCAGCGACGGGCGCTGGTCTACGGTGCGCTGGTGGTGCTCCAACTGACCGTCTCGCGCGGGGATGAGGGCCGCAACCTCTCGCACCTGTTCCCGCTGCTGATCCCCCTGGCGATGCTGGACGTGGAGCGGCTCTGGCAGTCCGGCGGTCAGGATGGACGGCTCGGCCGGCTCCTGGCTGCCGTGCTGATCGTGGCCTGCGCCCTGAGCATGATCCACGCCCGCTGGACGATCCTTGAGTCTGCGACCGTGCGGTACGGGTTGGTGGCGGTGGGCACGGGTGTGGCGCTGGTCATCGCGTGGGGCGGGCCGCTGCTGTTGCGCCGGAATCCGCCCCTCACTCCCCGCCTGCGTGCGGGCGAGGGGTGAGGGGCAGGGCCAGTGTGGGGTGCGGGCCTCTCGGCCGTGCACGAGCGCGTCAGGGCGCGGTCACGTCGATCTCGGCCTTGAGGGTGTCGGCCCCGCCGCTCTTCTGGACCTTGACCTGCACCTTCGCCTTGCCAGGGCTGACGTGGTTCGGCACCTGGACCTTCCAGCGGCAGCGCGAGTCTTCGGCCTGGGTATCCCCGAGGGTCCAGCGCATGCCGTCTACGAAGTCGATCTGGCCAGTGCAGGACGCGCCGCTGGTGGCGTTGGCGGAGACGGTGAACTCCGTGCCGCGCTTCACGGTGGTCGGGATGCTGTCCCAGGACGAGGTGATCGGCTCGGAGCCGCGCCCCTCGACGTCGACGTTCCCGACGAGCGTGGTCTGGATGCCGTGGTCGTCGATCCAGACGCGCACCACGGCGACGCCGCGCGGTGTGTAGTTCGGGACTTTGATGCTCCAGAGGCAGCGGCTCTTCTTCTCGGTCTTCGATTCGAGGGCCACGACGGTGCCATCGTCAAAAGTCACGTCGCCGTGGCAGGTCGCGCCGTCTGGCACGGAGACCCGAACCTCGAGGTTGTCCCCCCGCTGGATGTTCGACGGCAGATCCTTGAAGGCGGCGTCCACGTCGGACGAGGTCTCGTCCACGGCGATGTTGGCGTCGATGGTGAGCTCGTCGCCGTCCGCCTTCACCGTGACTTTCACCCGGGAGTCGCCGCGTTTGGTGTCCTCGGGCACGACGATGCTCCACGAGCAGATGCCGCTCTGTTCCTGTACCTCGGGCAGCTTGATGTTGTCGGAGCTGCGGAACTGCCCTTCGCCGGTGCAGCGAGCGCCGCCCGGCACCAGCAGCCGGATCGGCAGGGCGTCGTCGCGGCGGACGGTGGTCGGGAGATCCTGGAACGCCGTCAGCACCTTGGCCTTCTCGGAGTCGCGGTCAACGTCGAAGCTGGTGAAGAGGGTCGTGGAGCGGCCGTCCAGGTTGATGGTGATGGCGGCGCGGGCGGTGCCCCGCTCGACATCGCTCGGGACGGTGCCCTCCCAGCGGCAGCGCTCCTTGTACTCGGGCTGGCTGTCGAGGGACTGGGTCTTGCCATCGGAGTAGGTGACCTGCCCCGAGCAGGTCGCGTTGTCGGGCACGCTGATGTTGATGGTGTAGCCGCCGCCCCGCTTGGTGCTGGCGGGCAGCTCTTTCAGCTCGATGCCGACGGTGTCGGAGCGCCGCACCACCATGACGGTGGCGCTCAGGATCGTCTGGACGTCGCCATCGCGGATGGTGACGGCGACGTCCGCTTCGCCGCGCCGGGTGACGTCCGGGACGATGACGTCCCAGCGGCAGCGACCGTCGCTCTCCTTCAATTCCTTGAGCTTCTGCTCGGTGTTGTCGCGGTGGATGATGCTCCCGACGCAGGTCGCCTGATCTGGCACGTCCACCTGGACCTTGAGCATGTCTCCGGTCCGGACGCTGGTCGGGAGATCGCGGAAGGCGGCATCAATCGAAGCGGCGGCAGCGGTACTGGCCCCGCTCACCGGGACCACGACCGCCGCCGCGAGGATAGCCGCCAACAGAAAGACGGCGATCGACGACGGAACGGTGCGCGACTGCCTCACGGGGGCCCCCAGATGTGTGATCGGGGCCGTCTGGTCGGCGGTGACGTGTGGTCAAGCCCGCTGTTCCCTGCCCCACTACCCAGAACGGGGCGGCTCGCCGTAAGACGCGGCAAAATCGGGGGTGCAGGGACGCTTGTGCCGAAGCTGTGAGAGACGCGCCAGCATGCAAACGGCGCGCCCACCAGGCGCGCCGTCGATCTGTTCAGTAACGAGCCGGGGCGGCGTCAGGATGCGGGTGCGGCAGTGCGGCTCCGCTGCCACTGGTCCCGCAGCTGCTGGTACTCCGCCTGGACGGCCGCGTACCGTGCCTTGAGATCGTCGTTGTCGGGGTGCTCGATCCAGGCGCGCATCAGCGCGCGGAGCTCGTGAGACAGTTTCTCCATCTCAGGCGACTGGTTGTCCATGGCTCCTCCGCGCCCGGCCACGCAGCGGCGGCTCGGGGCGACCGTTCAAGGGGATGGTGATGGTAGCCGTATTGTAGCGCTGGATCGGGGCTGGACCGGAGCGGCCGGGTGTTCTTCGCCCCGGAGTCGCGCGGGCCTGACTCCCGTGGGCGGACCGGAGTACCCTGCCCTGAACGAGCGACGCTGCTGGTGCGCCAGGCTGGCCTGCACGGCGGCCTGATGGTGGCGCGCTCGGCAGAGGGAGGTACACCATGAAGTCGTATGCGCTGACGCTGCAGCTGGTGGACGATCCGGCCGTCATCGAAGAGTACGAGAAGCAGCATCGGCAGGTCTGGCCGTCGGTGATCCGCCGCATTCACGAGGTCGGGATCACCCGGATGCAGATCTTCCGGCTGGGTACGCAGCTCATCATGTACATCGACACCACGGACGAGTTCGACCCGGCGGTGGACTTCCCCCGGGTGAACGACGACCCTGAGTCGAAGCGCTGGAACGAGTGGATGGCGACGATGCAGCGGAAGGATCCGCGCGGGAAGCCCGAAGAGTGGTGGTCGCTGATGCCGCTGGCGTTCGATACGGAGTGGCCGCGGCACAAGGTGTAGGGGGCAGGTTTCAGGGGAGAGGGGCGGGGGCACGCGGGTCAGTGCGGTCAACGTCAGGCGAACGTCCGGAATGAGCCGGTGCTTACGGGCTGTCCCGGGCGACACGGGACAAACGTCACATCTCGCTTCTTCTCCGCAGCGCTATGATGATGCCACCAGGAAGCCACAACACACGAAGCCACGGCGACCTGGGAGAGTCCAGAAGATCGGAGATCGAAGGGAGCGCGCGGAGATGTTCATCAGCCGGATGAAGCACGCCCGCCACCTGATCTTTGGGGTGCTCCAGATTGACAGTCCCGGGGCCTGCCGGGGCTAGTAGGTCGGAGCTGGCGTCAGGGGGGCAGGCCATCGAGCCGCCCAGTTGTGTAAGCAAGGCCGCCGACCGAGGGCACACACCACGTGCAGTCCCCTCGTCGACCTCTCACCCACCGATGACACGCCGCTGATTCGATCGTTCAGACGATCATCTCCTGATAGTTCATCGACCATTCACCTGAAGCGCCGAAGACGTGGAAACGAAGCCCTCGCACTGTGCGAGGGCTTCGTCGTTGTCTGGGGCCGCTGGCGGAACGGGCTGCGCGCCAGTCGAGTACCATCCGGAGTCTCGGCGCCGGCGCCCCTGACCCTGTCTCCCGAGCTTCCGGAGGTGGTGTGTGCTTGACTTGCTGATCGCCAACGGCATGATTGTCGATGGCACGGGCAACCCGGGTTTCTACGGCGCGGTGGCTGTCGAGGGCGAGACCGTCCGCGTCCTGCGCGGCGACGTCTCCCACGTCCAGGCGGCCCGGACCATCGACGCCAGCGGCCACGTCGTCTCGCCGGGCTTCATCGACATGCACGCCCACACCGGGCTGGTGATCCTGGAGCAGCCGCGCCACGAGCCGAAGATCCGCCAGGGCATCACCACCGAGCTGGTGGGCATCGACGGCAACTCGTATGCGCCGTTCCACAGCCAGGAGGACTTCGACAAGTTCTATCAGCTCAACTCGGGGCTGGATGGTGCGCCGAAGCTGCCGGGGCGCTGGTCGACGGTGGCCGAGTACCTGTCGATGTTCGACAACAAGGTGGCCGTCAACATCTGCTACATCGTCGGGAACTCGCCGTTGCGGATCAACACGGTGGGGTGGGACGATCGGCCGGCCACGGACCGCCAACTGGCGGACATGAAGGCGCTGCTCCGCGAGGCGATGGAGGAAGGCGCGTACGGGATGTCCACGGGACTGGACTACCCGCCGGGCAGCTACGCCTCAACCGACGAGCTGGTGGAGCTGTCCCGCGAGGCGGCGAAGCTCGGCGGCATCTACCACACCCACTGCCGCCACAACCTGGGCGATGCCTCGCTGGACCCGTTCAAGGAGGCCATCGACATCGGGCGGCGCTCCGGGATCGCCGCGCACATCACCCACTTCTACCAGCGGGTCGGCAGCAAGCACGGGGCCGACGAGCTGTTGAGCCTGGTGGAGGATGCCCGCGAGAAGGAAGATCTGGACGTCACGTTCGACAGCTACCCGTACGTTTTCAGCGGGACGCGGCTGGCGATCATCTTCCCGCAGTGGGTGCAGGAGGGTGGCCCGGCCACGCTGATCGCGGCCTTCAAGGATGCGGATACGCGGGCACGCCTGCGTCGGGAGGTCAGCCCCCGGGCCGGCTCCTGGCAGGACATGTGGATCACCTACTTCAAGCACGCCCACAACCACCAGTACGAGGGGAAGTCGATCGGCGAGCTGGCGATCATGACCGGCAAGCATCCGGTGGACGCCGTGATGGATCTGCTGTTGGACGAGGACTTGCAGACCTCGTACATCTCGCTGGGCGGCAGCGTGAACACGTTGCCGAAGTTCGTGAGCCATCCGTACTCGATGGTCGGCTCGGACGCGGTGCTGCTTGGTGACTATCCCAGCCCGCGCACCTACGGCTGCTTCCCGCAGATCCTGGGGCACTACGTCCGCGAGGAGAACTACCTGGCGCTGCCCCAGGCGATCCGCAAGATGACCTCGTTCCCGGCCCAGCGGCTGGGGCTGCCAGACCGGGGGCTGCTGCGCGACGGCTTCAAGGCGGATATCGTGGTGTTCAATCCCAAAACGGTCCGTGCGCCAGCCACCCGAGCCAACCCGAAGCAGTTCCCGATCGGCATCGAGTACGTGATCGTGAACGGCAAGGTGGTGGTGGATGGGAACGTCCAGAACGAGATACTGGCCGGGCGGGCGCTGCGGCGCGGGCGGCTGACGACGTAGCGCGAGCGGGCGCGCCTGCGACATCCGTGCGACATCCGGGCGCGTATATAGGAAGCACAGGGCGGCCCTGGCGAGGCGTGGACGCGTTGCCAGGGCCGTGTGCGTGGTGGGCCGGGCGGCCCCGGGCAAGGGTAGTAGAAGGTCACAACGCCTTGACGAACGGGTGGCAGGAGCGTATGCTGCTCGTGAGTAGAACATATGTTCTCCTTGGGGGTCAACCGTGGCCTTGTTTTCGCGTGATCCTGCAACTGCTGCTGCTGATTCGCCGTCCACCGGGGCTGTGCGCCCGGCTGCCGGCGCGCGTGCCACCATGCAAACCGGATGCGCCGGCTCGGCCGGACCGTCCCGCCGGCCGGCCGGGGCCGAGCCGGCTCCGCGCGCGCCGCGCCGGGGGCGGACAGTCCTCCGCCTGACGCCCGCGACCTCGGCGACGGGGTCGCGCCGTCGGCCGGGTCGGGCCGCGCCGCCGGCCGCGCGCGATCCTGGCGAACCCGGCGCTGCTGGCGAGCCGGCGCTCGACTCGTCAGCAGCGCCGGCCGATCCGTCGGCGGGGGGTGCGCCAGCGCTGCCGT contains:
- a CDS encoding glycosyltransferase family 39 protein, whose protein sequence is MVAGTLATPTPAAPLASPARLWARAVAAIRAHPDLVVVAALVVVGLIARGMLLARAPLFLRRDSVAYFQVGWEFANGMGFDLPLRRTPLYPLFVAGSVWLLGEDLRGLALAQHLLGVVTIVATYGLGRAMFGRWAGALAALGVSVSATLLIYEHYILAEPLFIPLLTLGMLLLVLALQQGGLRLFLLAGIVLALAALSRPIGQALLPLGPIIILVHHWRGGLRGLVPAIRLAIAPAAFVLIGFALVLAPWSVRNSMTTGRVDGAGALGQSLIGRIVRHDEGFILPKPDSPAPYADARKAEIRGLILTQMNRDARPSAINHRIRNVFGLTEPQADAAMREVAIEIFTSQPGRYVEGTLAKFRRLMIGEDERFRTHWATRKDGELRDAWTSEESIAHLYSPPSPIQEREFSVAEAVTRVFQPYLWAWLLGPLVLLGIGWGLWRGPRAATVLLVLTVLALVFPSAALVGYVPRYRYPVDPLLLVLAAGGLAALVSLARTGLARVSRRPA
- a CDS encoding SGNH/GDSL hydrolase family protein, producing MGPMLGNLAALGAGLLVMLLLCEIALRVVDLGHPYYSAPEAYRESSDPRVLFEPKPGFVGFSEGVPVAINARGLRERELPLEKPAGTKRVVFLGDSVTFGAGVRDDEPFPRLLEAAVNGAGGGPIQTVNTGVVGYNTIQELARLEQAGLPYGPDTVVLTFVVNDLLETFSIFDHQYDPVGVLAGVKVWLRRNSYLYRFVQNVYWRIGQELRRSREGPTEPLRKRDRLDERLATLSQIVALSRANGASFLLVVYPDNLGDPVSPGPSGERLTVREELERFAAREGVPMVDLSSALGDVRDPRARQYRLREDPHPSPEGHRAIAEAVRAPLLDLVGRR
- a CDS encoding L-rhamnose mutarotase → MKSYALTLQLVDDPAVIEEYEKQHRQVWPSVIRRIHEVGITRMQIFRLGTQLIMYIDTTDEFDPAVDFPRVNDDPESKRWNEWMATMQRKDPRGKPEEWWSLMPLAFDTEWPRHKV
- a CDS encoding D-aminoacylase, with translation MLDLLIANGMIVDGTGNPGFYGAVAVEGETVRVLRGDVSHVQAARTIDASGHVVSPGFIDMHAHTGLVILEQPRHEPKIRQGITTELVGIDGNSYAPFHSQEDFDKFYQLNSGLDGAPKLPGRWSTVAEYLSMFDNKVAVNICYIVGNSPLRINTVGWDDRPATDRQLADMKALLREAMEEGAYGMSTGLDYPPGSYASTDELVELSREAAKLGGIYHTHCRHNLGDASLDPFKEAIDIGRRSGIAAHITHFYQRVGSKHGADELLSLVEDAREKEDLDVTFDSYPYVFSGTRLAIIFPQWVQEGGPATLIAAFKDADTRARLRREVSPRAGSWQDMWITYFKHAHNHQYEGKSIGELAIMTGKHPVDAVMDLLLDEDLQTSYISLGGSVNTLPKFVSHPYSMVGSDAVLLGDYPSPRTYGCFPQILGHYVREENYLALPQAIRKMTSFPAQRLGLPDRGLLRDGFKADIVVFNPKTVRAPATRANPKQFPIGIEYVIVNGKVVVDGNVQNEILAGRALRRGRLTT